TACCTCTTTCTAATGATCAGAGGTTGGACCACCAGGCTCTGTGAATGACCCAGCCAGACCCCAACTGAATAGCCCTGTCACATGATATCATATTGTGGCCACTATAGGAGTGTCTGGGTCCCTTTGAACCGACCCTAGGCCATCGAAACCAACCCAAGGTGTTGCTGTTGAGGCTACCTCACAAGCTGACTTTGTCTTTTCAAGACAAGTAGCCCCTGTGTCCTGCAGTCACGAAGGTCTAAGACTGCAGTGTGATGACCAAGAGGTCCTTCTGTCAGGAACTCTGACTTGGCTTTAAGCCCTTTGGAGCCTCGTGCAGGAAAGTCTGGTCTGTTCAAGGCCCAACCCTATAGTGCCGGGCCAGCTGGCACATGTGGCCTGTGTCTGGTTACATCCTCCACACATACCtgatgaccccacccccaccccgtgaaGCTCATTCCCTTCTGGCCAGGATCAGAGTCAGTTGCAAGGCAGCCAGGTAGGATAGGAGTGAGCTCGGGGCAGCAGAGGCTGCATGGGGGTCACATAGTAATTAACAGTGGCTGGTACAACCCCATCTGAGCCAGGCCGTCGCCAGGCCAGGGCAGCCATGGCAGCAGGGCCTTGTTCAGCTAGTGCCTGGAGGGCTAGCATGGCAATAAGGTCTAGAGTCTGGCGGCGCTCATGGCTCATGAGGCACACTGTACTCTCGTTGACCACCTGGTGCAGTGTCACAAGGCAAGCATACCGGCGGGCTGCTTCTGCTCCACCGAAGTGGGCCTCCAGGTAGCGCTCCAGAATGCGCCTCTGTTCCACCAGGTCGGGAAAGTCGATGAAGAAACGGGAACACATGTATCGCTGTAGGGCACGAACGTCAGTGCTGGGCCTTGGCCGGAAGCCCCGTACCAGGAGGTGGCAGTACTTGAGAAGGCCACCACCTCGGATCTCCTCGGGGCTGCGTGTGGCAATGACACGGTGCTGCAGGTGCTCCAAGGCCTCAGCGAAGTCCCCATATAGGCTCTCACCGGTCACCGTAGGGTGGAAGGTCTCCGACATTGGTGTGGATGAGCACTGTCCAAAGAGAAGCAGCGAGTCCAGGATGATCTGGAAGGAGTCGATGCTGAATTCGAACTGGCGCCTCACAGAGTCCACAAACTTGAGTTCCACGTTCTTACCGCTCTTGTTGGATAATGAGATGAGGCTCCAGCGGTCCAGGTCTGTGCACACTTTCACCAGCTTCTGCACGTAGGCCTCCTTGAGTGTTAGCGGCGTGATCTTGGCCCGGCTCACTCCCACTGGCAGGAAGTCCAGCAGGCAAGCCAGGACCACTGCCTTGGTCAGCTGGAAGGATGCTTCGCTCTGCAGGTCCATCTGGAACACCAGGTCCAGGTCCTTGTAGCCCAGGCCACTCTCGGGGTGCAGCACATGACTCGCCGCTGAGCCGTGCAGGCGCACACTGTGTACACGCAATCCCTGTTCTTCCAAGCTGCTGCGGACCACCtgcaggggaggagaaaagggtcaGGCGCCTGGGCCCCTCCGGTCTGCACCAACCGCCTCCAGGATTCATCATCCTACCATCCATCACTGCTGACCAGCTTCGGTGCGAGCCTCTGTGAACCCTTTTAACTCACAAAGCCTCGATGTGCCAATCTGGAGAAGGGCCCAGTTGAAAGGACTGACTCagagaagcaataaaaataacaaaggcAAGCGGAGAACTTACTAAGCGCTTTACTTTAAAATACAGCCTCACTTAATCTTCATAATAACCCGCTGAGGCAAGGTTTAGTCCTGCTTCACGGGTTGGGAAATAGAAACACAGCGCAGCTTGAGAGCTGTCCAAAGTCACTCAGAGCTGGGCATTCAGCAGCTCAGAACCGTGGTCTTCCCACGGGGCTACCCGACCTTCCTAACACTGCCAAACACACACCTGGTATCAAACCAGGCACTGAGTGTAACCAGCTCAGCGGGGCTGCTTGGCACCCTACATGCCTGCCTGCACGCTACCATCTTTGACAATCCTTTTTGAGGATTACTACCCAGTCGGCAGACAGAAGACCCGAGGTACAGGGGTGTAAAGAAACATGTTCAAGGCCATAGAGTCTTCAGGCTAAGACCCAGAACCCAAGTTGGTTAGATTTTGCAAGGCCACATatattctcttttaatttttaattttaatatttgaggtcttttgagacaggggttctctgtgtagccttggctgtcttggaatttgctatgtagaagaccaggttggccccaaactcaagagatctgcctgctgagtgctggcattaaaggcgcaTGCCACAAtgataagttttaaaatttttcaagttttaaaagatttatttttattctatgtgtatgtgtgtttttaccTGCATAGATACATGTGGACCACCCATGGAAGCCACAAGAGGTCTTAAGATCttttggaacaggagttacaggtggttatgggatgtcatgtaggtgctgggaatagaagccagtcttctgcaagagcagccagtacccctaactgctgagccatctctccagactatgacacacacacacacacacacacacacacacacacacacccagcccaCCCCAATGAACCAGGGAAGCAAAATACCACATAAACTTTCCAGATGGGAAGACTAAGGTTCCAAGCTGTAACCTCCAgccacttagaaggctgaggcagaagcatcTGGAAGACCCCACCTGGAGCCCCAGGGCTGATGGTGTGGGAACAGGTCGAGGACACCTGTGAGTCTTCTGGAACTTGGTTCTTAGCTAGAGCCCTGGGCAGTAGGAGCCGTGGGAGGAGTGGAGCTGGGGTGAATACAGACGTTAAGTTTCTCAGCAACCCCAAGTCCTTCACACACGGTCCTGAAAGTGACCAGGCAGCATTCCTGCCCTTAGTGACTCTGCTACCCCACCTCACTGCCAAGTCAGCGCCAGCTCTGGGGCAGGTTGTTCTCCAGCCTCCCAGGGAATTAACTGCAAAGAATGCATCTAAGTGCTGAGGCTGCAAGCCCTGGTGGGGCAATCCGAGGCGGGTGGCTCCCTCCAGGAAGACTTCCGGGAGGAGTTGTCATGGTAATGGGGGTGGGAAGGAAAGGACTGGCCATCAGAACATTCAGCACAGGGGTGGGAAAGGGAGGAGTACCACGGTTAGGTATTTAGTAAGCACCAGAAGTAGGACCTCAGCAGAAttgatggtgggggaggggactgggGTGTGGTTGATCTGCAGGGGACACGCTTAACATGTGTAGGGCCCTCAACTCCATCCCCAGTATCAAAACCTAACAGAAGTAACCAGTGAGAACCTACAGGGACAGGTCTTCATGATCCCCATATTATAGATAGGGAAACTTAGATTCACAGGCATGAAGACACTTCCTTAAGATCAAACCCAGGTATGGCTGATTCCAAGCCGgtctttatattttattgctgAGTAAGGACCAAACCTAGAAGTCATGTCTGCTAAGTTCACTCTCTACAGTcctcaccctcccacccccccacccccgccccaggaTAGACTACTCTCCTCCCTACCGCGTGCACCTCCAGGCTTCAGAAGCAACAGATTATACCCACTTGTACATAGTTCTAATCTTGCTTGCCCTTTCAAAACTTCAGCCGGGCATGGTGGAGAATGtctgaaatcctagcacttgagaggctgaggcaggaggattactgagaGTTGGATACCAACCTGGGATATTAGAGCAAAGCTGTGTGTCAAAATCAAACCAATTTCTCCATGcctgccatctatctatctatctatctatctatctatctatctatctatcatctatctatcttatataaaaattttttgagacagagtctcagtagcccaagttggcctcaaaatAGTTGAGTTGAGCTTTGAACTTCCAACCCACCTACCTCCATCTCCTAAGGGACAGAACCAACCGAAGGGGCAAcactacactttttttttttcaaagtgagaATGAACCTCAAATCATCGAGTCCCAGAGCAGTGAGTGGTGGGaaggtgggggctgggaactTACTGCAGCTATCATAGGATCTTCTAGGACACACCTTGACAACTGTCCCCAGGAAACCAATGAGAGAAATGCAGactatccccctcccccagttctAGGTGAGCTGACTGGGCCTTCGTGCCAACTCCTGTTCCCAGCTGTTGCCCACCCCAGGGCATGGCTTCTGGCCTGGTAAGTAGGGAGCAATTCCCTTATTAAATCCTCTGCGTCAGGGCCATGGGGCCAGCTGTGTCACCCAACCATTGGCTGTTGTCTCTTTCCCAGGTATGACTACAGCCAGTTTGACAGGCGGTCCCCAGATACTGCCACACCCAAGGACTGCAGGGCAGCTTGCAAGCTTCCCAAATCAGACTTTCCAGCCACGGAGGGGGCAGTGACTATAGTCTCCTCTCTCCTGTGCTGAGGCACCCAATTCCCCAAACTGCTCAGTCCAGGGTTTCTGCTGAGACCTTAGTAAGGCTGAAGACTTTGCAAAGCTTGCAAGAGCCAGCCCTCTGGCTGCAGCTGGAGAGATCAGATTGTTCAATTCAATTCTTAGGGCCCAGAGAAAAAAAGCAAGTGACTCGTTCAAGGTCACAAAGTCAGTAAGTGGCTGAGTTGAACTAGGACCTGGTCTCCAGAGCAAAGGGGACTCCTATAAGAAAAGTGGGTCCCTTTAGCCAGGCACAACAAACAAGGATCTGTTTTCCCAGCTGCACAGACTTGCTGCTGGGAAGACCTTGTTGGGTGCAGAGGCAGAAGACagcttccattcttttttttttttttttttggtttttcgagacagggtttctccgtgtagccctggctgtcctggaactcactctgtagaccaggctggcctcgaactcagaaatctgcctgcctctacctcccaagtgctgagattaaaggcgtgtgccaccaccgcccggcgacagCTTCCATTCTTGAACAGGGAGACAATTTAGCACTGATGAGAAGCCCTTAGCAGGCTCCTCCCTGTCCCCCACATCTCCCTCCTGCAGGCCCTCATATCTCAACAGCTTTAAGAGCTGTTGGCTGTGGATCCCCACCAGGAGACAGCTGGCTGCATAGGCAGGTGAAGTCTCGTGGTCCCTTGGGAGTCTGGAACCAGAAAGGATACTGCTGAATAGTCAGACCCACATCCATTGAACAGATGGGGCCACTAAACCCAACAGAGGGAATAAACAATGAACCCAGTAGCCTGACTTCACAGTTTAGCCCGGAGTCTCTGCCACCTCTCCACAGCTACAGCTCCCTGTTCTGGGATGACCAGCCTAGAAGGATCGCGGCTCCTACTCACTCCCCTCACCTGACTGGGAGACGGAGGTCAGTATGCCGTCACATTCCTGCTCTCAGTGTCAGTTTGGatacttgttcttgcagagaggCCTAATCATGCCGAGTGGAGcaccccctttccttccctttgtgCCTGGGATTATGGGATTTCCTCAAGAGAAAAACCAGCATAAGGGTAgcaacacacctgtaatcccagctacagaggaagctggggcaggaggatcatttaAGTTTCATAGGTGCccggacaaaacaaaacaagcagaagcCATTTACTAATAATCCAGGCAATGTCAGGAGACCATGGAATGCCTTAGCCAGCCCCACTGGGACAGCCAGTGAGTCAGCCCAGGAGAATCCGTCCCCACCCCCTCCATCTCATTCCTTGTTCCTAGGCAGTGAGGGCAAGACTCCCCCAACAGCCACCCACCCTCTCTGTCGGAGGCTATAATAAGGGGGTGGGAGGATAATATGTCCAGCTTTACCTGGCTTGTGTGTAAAGCCCATAACTGGCAGTAACACACTGGAGCTATCACTAGCTAATTTTTCTGGTTTTCATTATCCAGGGACTCCAGGACTAGAGGTTGAGCTTGGGAACTTGGGGAGGGGTGGGAAACTGTTGAGCAGGTACCATCTGCTCCTGGGGAGCTCCAGGACTCCTTTCCTGAACTTGACCTCCACTTCACTGGATAGCCTTAGGTAGCTCATCCTCTCACCCGAGGTCTCAGTCAGAATTGGGGATAAGAACGGGCATCCTCTGGTATTTCTGAATATCACAGTGCTCGGGCTGAACACGGGAAGAGTAAAGACTGGGGTCTTACAGGGTTAGGTAAAAAGAAGAGCTGGagtttgctgggggggggggggaagggggggacaGCTGCCAGAATCTGATCCTCAGGAGGGAGATAGTGCTTTGGGGTCTGAACCTTGGACCCGCCTTCATTTTCAGTCAGTCTTAAGGGAGGAGGAACACCTAAAATGGAAATTTGATGCTATCTTCAAAGGGGTGAGGTCTCGGGTCTGGCCGCAATATGTGGGAGGCAGGGAGCTTTCCCAAGGATTTCTGGGTTGTTTCTTTCACCTAGCCAAGGTTTCTTGAGCCAAGAGCTGTGGGAACACAAAGTGCCTCTAGAGTGCCCCTAGAATCCTCAGGATGCAGGAGATCCAAGGATGTAGAGTAGAGGAAGAAAAGCTATTTTGGAACCAAGTACACACATTCCTCATTGGCGGCTGCCAGGGCGATGCCCTGTCTAGTGCCTCCTTCATCTCCACCCATCTCCCTTGGTGAGTGGTTCCCAATAAGGGGTTCCCAGAACGGCAGACCGGCAAGCTCAGCAGGGCGCAGGAAGAGCCGAACTGGTGGCCAGGGTTCCCGTTCCTTAGTTTCTCTAGCTGCCGGGCTAATCGCAGATTCCAGGTGCCTTGCAGCAGagcaccaccccacccccgatTCTGCCAGGGCCCCCTCACCTTCACGATCTGCTGGGGCTGCACACTCAGCGTGGGGAAGTTGCCTCGCCCGTGGATGGGGATCGGCTCTTTCAGCAGCGCGTCCAGCCTCTTCACCTGTGGCCAGCTCAGCCGGCTCTGGTGCCGTCCCAGAGAGGCCGAGGAGGCCTCCGGGTCCGGGCCGCCGCCGGCCGCCCCAGCCGTGGCCACTGCCGAGGCTGCACCGGTCCCCACCTGTGCAGCTGGCTGCTCCAGGCTCTCAGCTCCACTCTCCGACGGCATCATTCACCCGGCCCCGGTGCCTGGACGGCAGAAACCCGGGAATGGTGAAGGCGAGGAGGGCAGGGAGAGTGGCTGTGCACGGGCCAAGGCGGGGTGCGGGGACCCGGCGGCGGCGAGGCAAACCCAGGGAATACCTCCGACGGCAGGGAGGACTAACAGATCTTAGAGCCTGGCGGATCGGGGCCAGCTGACACTTATAGGCCGCGGGCCGCACGCCCATTGGTCGACACAGCTGTCACACAGCAGGAGATGCCCTCCTCTCGTCCCTCCCCTACCATTGGCCCACACTGTTTAGCAAGGGAATCGTTGGCTCTCAGGAGTTTCTGATTGGCCGAAAGACACGCCCCTTCCCCGCCCCCTCTCTCCGACGGAATTCCCTCCTTTGGTCTTTAAAGAACTGTTGCTTGTAATTGGCCCGAGCCTGCCGGGACTTAGAGGGACACCGCCCTCTAGCGGCAGAGGTCTCTGTAGAGAAAAGTTGCCGTGTTTAACGAGGCGGCTGCTTTCTAATTTATTTCCTTGATTGGCCCTTCGAATCACAGCATGCCTGGCGTACCTGTTCCATTTTAGGTGAGGTGAAATCTGCTTAGAGAGAAGGCGTTATTGCCCATCATCAGTAGCGTGTGAGTGCCGGCTATGGTCCTGATGGAGGTGTAAAGATCAATGCAGCATTCTGCTCCATCTGGGCCGACTGGGGTTTTTCTGGGATGgatattactattttttttctcgTTCTCTTTACAGATCATAGAGGCTGAGGCTTATTGCTACTTTTGAACCTTACCCCCTCCTCTtcagattttaaatatatgtgtcatgggaaggagggagactcAAAACCTCCCCGTTCGTCGctgtagcattttttttcttgtcattctcGTAATAGTATATAAAATTCTGTATCCTTGAATTTTCTTATAAGGCAGGCTAAGGagtaaaagacagagaaggagaaactgGGACTTAGAAACAGCGACTACACCCCAGTGTCTGTCAGGGCACAGCTTGGCCGGCCTTGGACCAGAACACAcacatttcttctctctgaaagccagccccagcatcaggctgctcttgttttcttctcctgGAAACCCCTGGAGAAGTCATCATGCGCTCGACCAGCTATGTAACCCCAGCATTCCAGTGGTgtgggcaggaggatcagaagttcagttaTCCTTGTCTACCTGTCGAGTTCAGGtcagtcagggctatatagtgagaccctgtcaataataataatgataataataacaataataataacaataataataataacaataataataataataacagagcTGGAGGGGTGAATCAGTGACCATTGCCTGCCTTGTGTGCTGGAGAC
Above is a window of Arvicanthis niloticus isolate mArvNil1 chromosome 5, mArvNil1.pat.X, whole genome shotgun sequence DNA encoding:
- the Tent5b gene encoding terminal nucleotidyltransferase 5B encodes the protein MMPSESGAESLEQPAAQVGTGAASAVATAGAAGGGPDPEASSASLGRHQSRLSWPQVKRLDALLKEPIPIHGRGNFPTLSVQPQQIVKVVRSSLEEQGLRVHSVRLHGSAASHVLHPESGLGYKDLDLVFQMDLQSEASFQLTKAVVLACLLDFLPVGVSRAKITPLTLKEAYVQKLVKVCTDLDRWSLISLSNKSGKNVELKFVDSVRRQFEFSIDSFQIILDSLLLFGQCSSTPMSETFHPTVTGESLYGDFAEALEHLQHRVIATRSPEEIRGGGLLKYCHLLVRGFRPRPSTDVRALQRYMCSRFFIDFPDLVEQRRILERYLEAHFGGAEAARRYACLVTLHQVVNESTVCLMSHERRQTLDLIAMLALQALAEQGPAAMAALAWRRPGSDGVVPATVNYYVTPMQPLLPRAHSYPTWLPCN